A genomic segment from Daphnia carinata strain CSIRO-1 chromosome 1, CSIRO_AGI_Dcar_HiC_V3, whole genome shotgun sequence encodes:
- the LOC130692232 gene encoding glycogen debranching enzyme-like isoform X3 — translation MTVASDRSERSEKSIATNGSNRTAGPIQTRVLSLNDGENTEHILYRLQKGWKLQFRLGPSLLGRRIRLYVNHPIADEDGNVELFERTQYRQVEWQHDSRNKDDDTAVYADILTIAPGSYHYYMIDHESEDPKPCGSGYFLVDPVLTYGYDDEMLPIDCIHCQTVLTKCLGPFSQWEDRLRVAKESGYNLIHFTPVQELGGSLSCYSLRNQLRFNPMFYDEGREYSMEDVAKLVNKMRNEWKMLSICDIVLNHTANDSPWLQEHPESTYNLINSPHLRPAYLLDRLLHHLSVDIGNGKYTDRGIDTSITSEDHIEAIGRLLRDQLVPSLLLHEFFLADLEALVTEFLERMDERLVLDEIHPPSKPITLKLIQDPQYRRFKTTVDMDTALDLYNTPRSEAYDEDTRRRISADKFRSAIEQLNGAKFHEIESHLSSAVNNVLATMRYERLQWDGPQLKQVSVQQPLVTPYFYQTASHTLAEEEANMFTPDAALIMAHNGWVMNDDPLRNFAEQSSNVYIRRELIAWGDSVKLRYGERPEDSPYLWEHMRQYTEETARVFHGIRLDNCHSTPIHVAQYLLDAARKVRPDLYVIAELFTNSDRTDNIFVNRLGISSLIREGMSAGNSHELGRLIHRFGGDPVGAFIQPLARPLQPSIAHAILLDQSHDNPSPVQKRSVYDLLPTAALISMASCATGSNRGYDELVPHHIHVVKENRFYASTSELPGPSSTLDYGIIKAKRALNDMHLKLGTSGYSQVYVDQMTPDVVAVTRHCPVTHQSIVLVAHTAFNHPNEGTEQGYIKPLVLDGCVEEVILEAQVVHKNHSQGGSRYVAPNGHQPHPSRINGCDDYQCIIRQNVRVEEAHMLKKISDASSDSSGKTVMHFQNFLPGSVLAIRVSLTSEAQSAVVHLRSLLTGLALPISSSPTPSPVATTPNLDELQRALSAMKLVDLNLALYRCHEEEVEDGRPGSYVVPGSGPIIYCGLQGVMSLLSDIRPKNDLGHPLCANLREGDWLSAYISSRLMQHTGTADLGRWLESALGPLSKLPRFLVPCYFDAIITGTYLTLLERSWSLMSKFVNESSTFVKAVAMGSVQFVGLMGNARLPELSPSLAPPMPLVRVRNGQPEQACPTISAGLPHFSVGYMRNWGRDTFISLRGLLLLTGRYQEARYIILAFGGCLRHGLIPNLLDGGPNARFNCRDAVWWWLQSICDYCRLAPRGHTILDDAVSRLFPDDESPPMPPGTKNQPLCDVMQEALQRHFQGVEFRERNAGFAIDREMLDAGFNNKIGVNTENGFVFGGTAQNCGTWMDKMGSSAKAGNKGEPATPRDGSAVEIVGLSRSVIGYLWESFTAGTYPYAGVERLNEDGTKTRWTYDEWARQIDRNFERYFWINAEPDSSMEPHPELINRRAIYKDSYLASKPWADYQLRPNFVVAMAVAPTMFTPSRAWQALQMALQHLLGPLGMATLDSSDWSYRPNYCNSDESDDPSTAHGFNYHQGPEWLWPVGFLLQAMLYFAPLVGGVSELRKTIRKVKSILSRHFVEIQQSPWRSLPELTNQNGKVCPDSSPAQAWSMATILEVLYELDNIEHKQNMNINKL, via the exons ATGACGGTTGCGTCGGATAGATCAGAGAGGTCCGAGAAATCCATTGCAACAAATGGAAGTAATAGAACTGCGGGTCCTATTCAGACTCGCGTTTTGTCCCTTAACGACGGAGAAAACACGGAACACATTCTTTATCGATTGCAAAAAG GCTGGAAGCTTCAATTCCGTCTCGGACCTTCATTGCTAGGCAGACGAATACGCCTATACGTGAATCATCCTATAGCTGATGAAGATGGGAACGTAGAACTGTTTGAACGCACGCAATATCGCCAGGTGGAATGGCAACATGATAGCCGCAACAAGGATGACGACACGGCTGTTTATGCTGATATTCTCACTATTGCTCCAGGATCTTATCACTATTACATGATTGACCATGAAAG CGAGGACCCGAAGCCGTGCGGTTCTGGTTATTTCCTTGTCGATCCCGTTCTCACTTACGGTTATGATGACGAGATGCTGCCAATCGACTGCATTCACTGTCAAACGGTCCTCACGAAATGTCTTGGTCCATTCAGCCAATGGGAAGATCGACTCAGGGTTGCCAAAGAATCTGGCTACAATCTCATTCATTTTACTCCCGTTCAG GAACTGGGCGGCTCCTTGTCGTGTTACTCGTTAAGGAATCAACTTCGTTTCAATCCCATGTTTTACGATGAAGGACGAGAATATTCTATGGAAGACGTGGCCAAATTGGTTAACAAGATGCGCAACGAATGGAAG ATGCTCAGCATCTGCGACATTGTCTTGAACCATACTGCCAATGATAGTCCGTGGCTGCAAGAGCATCCGGAGAGCACCTACAATCTCATTAACTCTCCCCACCTGCGTCCTGCCTACCTGCTCGATCGTCTTCTCCACCACTTGTCGGTTGATATTGGAAATGGTAAATACACCGATAGAGGAATCGACACTAGCATCACATCCGAGGATCACATTGAG GCTATTGGCCGCCTGCTGCGTGATCAACTTGTCCCGTCTCTTCTGCTGCATGAATTCTTCCTTGCCGATTTGGAAGCCCTCGTAACCGAATTCCTGGAAAGGATGGACGAACGTCTCGTTTTGGACGAAATCCATCCTCCATCAAAGCCCATtacattgaaactgattcaggATCCTCAGTACCGACGTTTCAAAACAACGGTGGACATGGATACCGCTTTGGATTTGTACAATACTCCGAG GAGTGAAGCCTATGATGAAGACACTCGACGACGTATTAGCGCAGACAAATTCCGTTCGGCAATCGAGCAATTAAACGGCGCCAAATTTCACGAAATCGAGAGCCACTTATCGTCGGCCGTCAATAACGTCCTGGCTACTATGCGTTACGAAAGGCTTCAATGGGATGGCCCACAATTGAAACAAGTTTCCGTCCAGCAGCCTTTAGTTACACC GTACTTTTATCAAACGGCTTCGCACACTTTGGCGGAAGAGGAGGCGAATATGTTCACTCCTGATGCGGCGCTCATTATGGCTCATAATGGCTGGGTAATGAACGACGATCCGTTGCGTAACTTTGCCGAACAGAGCTCCAATGTCTACATCCGTCGTGAACTTATCGCATGGGGAGATAGCGTCAAACTGCG GTACGGAGAACGGCCGGAAGACTCGCCGTACCTGTGGGAGCACATGCGCCAGTACACGGAGGAGACGGCCCGCGTCTTCCACGGCATACGTTTAGACAACTGTCATTCAACACCCATACATGTAGCTCAATATTTGCTGGATGCAGCCAGGAAAGTGCGTCCTGATCTCTACGTTATCGCGGAACTGTTCACCAATTCCGATCGCACGGataacatttttgttaatcGATTGGGCATTTCGTCCTTGATCCGCG AGGGAATGTCGGCAGGCAATAGTCATGAGCTCGGCCGGCTTATTCATCGATTTGGCGGTGATCCTGTAGGAGCTTTCATCCAGCCTTTGGCTCGCCCTCTGCAACCATCCATTGCCCATGCCATTTTGTTGGATCAATCCCACGATAATCCTTCGCCTGTTCAGAAACGTTCCGTCTATGATTTACTGCCCACTGCAGCGCTTATCAGCATGGCGTCGTGCGCCACTGGAAGCAACCGCGGCTATGATGAACTTGTTCCTCATCAT ATTCACGTGGTGAAGGAAAATCGGTTTTACGCATCCACGAGTGAATTGCCTGGACCTTCGAGTACGCTGGATTACGGCATCATAAAGGCCAAACGAGCCCTCAATGACATGCACCTGAAACTCGGCACCTCAGGCTATTCGCAAGTCTATGTCGATCAAATGACGCCCGATGTTGTAGCCGTCACTCGCCATTGCCCGGTGACTCATCAATCCATTGTTTTAGTTGCCCACACGGCTTTCAACCATCCGAATGAAGGCACTGAACAAGGATATATTAAACCGCTAGTCCTAGATGGATGCGTCGAAGAGGTGATTTTAGAAGCCCAAGTCGTCCATAAGAACCATAG TCAGGGAGGATCGCGTTATGTGGCGCCCAACGGTCATCAGCCGCATCCTAGCAGGATCAACGGTTGTGATGACTACCAGTGTATCATTCGTCAAAACGTTAGGGTGGAGGAGGCGcatatgttgaaaaaaattagcGATGCATCATCGGATTCGTCGGGCAAAACGGTCATGCACTTCCAAAATTTCTTGCCTGGCTCCGTGTTAGCCATTAGAGTTAGTTTGACTTCGGAAGCACAATCAGCTGTTGTCCATCTTCGCAGCCTCCTCACTGGCCTCGCTCTTCCAATCTCATCCTCGCCTACACCATCTCCAGTTGCTACAACTCCCAATCTGGACGAATTGCAACGAGCACTTAGTGCCATGAAATTGGTCGATTTGAATTTGGCGCTTTACCGCTGCCACGAAGAAGAAGTGGAAGATGGCCGTCCCGGTTCTTACGTAGTACCAGGTAGTGGACCAATCATTTATTGCGGTCTTCAGGGCGTCATGTCACTCTTGAGTGATATTCGACCTAAAAACGACCTTGGCCATCCCTTGTGCGCCAATCTGAGGGAGGGTGATTGGCTGTCAGCCTACATCAGCAGCCGACTCATGCAACACACAGGGACAGCTGATTTAGGCCGTTGGTTGGAATCTGCCTTGGGTCCATTGAGCAAATTGCCACGATTCTTGGTCCCTTGTTATTTTGACGCCATCATTACTGGGACTTATCTAACTCTGCTGGAACGCTCGTGGTCTCTCATGTCAAA gTTTGTCAACGAAAGCTCCACTTTTGTGAAAGCTGTTGCAATGGGATCAGTTCAATTCGTTGGCTTAATGGGTAATGCACGATTGCCCGAATTATCGCCCTCTTTGGCTCCACCCATGCCCCTCGTCCGGGTAAGAAATGGCCAGCCGGAGCAAGCCTGTCCGACTATTTCAGCTG GTTTGCCCCACTTTTCAGTTGGTTATATGCGCAACTGGGGAAGAGACACGTTCATTTCTTTGCGTGGTCTTCTGTTGCTGACCGGTCGTTACCAAGAGGCACGTTACATCATTCTTGCCTTTGGAGGGTGTCTTCGCCACGGTTTGATTCCTAACTTACTGGATGGTGGTCCCAATGCCCGATTCAATTGTCGCGATGCTGTCTGGTGGTGGTTGCAATCCATTTGCGATTACTGCCGTTTGGCTCCTAGAGGCCACACGATCTTAGACGATGCCGTGAGCAGACTCTTCCCGGATGATGAATCACCTCCTATGCCACCTGGAACCAAA AATCAACCGCTTTGCGATGTCATGCAAGAGGCTCTGCAACGTCATTTCCAAGGCGTAGAGTTCCGTGAACGTAATGCCGGATTTGCAATTGATCGCGAAATGTTGGATGCTGGTTTCAATAACAAGATCGGTGTCAACACGGAAAACGGTTTCGTTTTTGGTGGCACTGCTCAAAATTGTGGAACTTGGATGGACAAGATGGGATCTAGTGCCAAGGCCGGCAATAAAGGGGAACCAGCTACTCCACGAGATGGTTCAGCTGTTGAAATTGTTGGCTTATCACGTTCTGTTATTGGTTACTTATGGGAGTCTTTCACCGCTGGCACTTACCCATATGCTGGAGTCGAAAGACTCAACGAAGATGGCACGAAAACTCGTTGGACCTATGACGAATGGGCTCGTCAAATTGATCGAAACTTTGAACGATACTTTTGGATCAATGCTGAACCCGATTCGTCCATGGAACCGCACCCCGAGCTTATCAATCGTAGGGCCATTTACAAGGATTCCTATTTGGCATCAAAGCCATGGGCTGACTATCAGCTTAGACCCAACTTTGTTGTTGCTATGGCTGTG GCTCCTACAATGTTTACACCGTCGAGAGCTTGGCAAGCATTGCAAATGGCTCTCCAACACTTGCTAGGACCGTTGGGCATGGCAACTTTGGACAGTTCAGATTGGTCTTACCGACCAAATTATTGCAACTCCGATGAAAGTGATGATCCGAGCACGGCCCACGGTTTCAATTACCATCAAGGACCCGAATGGCTTTGGCCAGTCGGATTCTTGCTCCAGGCTATGCTGTACTTTGCTCCATTGGTCGGTGGAGTATCTGAACTCAGGAAAACCATCCGAAAAGTGAAATCGATCTTATCGCGCCACTTCGTGGAAATTCAACAGTCCCCGTGGCGCTCATTGCCCGAACTTACCAACCAGAATGGTAAAGTCTGTCCTGATTCAAGTCCAGCTCAAGCTTGGTCCATGGCCACAATTCTCGAG gtTTTGTATGAGCTTGACAACATCGAACATAAACAGAACATGAACATCAACAAGTTGTGA